A window of the Streptomyces sp. NBC_00454 genome harbors these coding sequences:
- a CDS encoding tetratricopeptide repeat protein gives MSGHHWISAPHHHERETLLAGLALPPLLASVDAHRRLRGPYTAAGTLLRLLAPEALERRPALAARHYIELQESTPELAALVPPITHHIEEQSTAGEVSRYPARLHSLRVAHGIVDFLLGALADAQRGPRTLVVENIQHADVTDQEFLAAALRRIPPELLTLVLCSGTERLLDPPGFPSLSLPEALAAYTTTTRGAGSVPPARAPGPQAAREYVDGDCVAEEPALTEAYERLGAAERAALHDRRAAELAERAEREPSLRLGALPYHLMRGSDAAGAGVEALRAALLRCKYLGFYHIAAELGDEGRRFVDPAERPELWWVFIRESGVCLAAAGRPDESAVLQEEARMATLNPAHHMKLAYEIGMLYARHYPEERRDPRRARAWVNTAIALADLLPDPKERSFYSVFNRNGLALVEVRDGRPDEALRLLDEGIERLGRELGLGEKTWHRVGLRYNRAQVNSMSGRLEAALEDYAEIMDADDDFADHYFNRGNILRKLGRIEEAIADYERALSLEAPFPEAYYNRGDARLELGDTEGALADFDRTLELEPGHQEALLGRAGLFADAGEAEAALADVDTGLSLAPGHAHLLCLRGRLLAEAGRTKEAAEALAAALAGDPGLAEAWAVRGELAYLEGDLPAAAADFDRAVELADRPDFRFNRAVVHEAAGRFAEAATDYDAVYEATGDPDAVRQRDSCRRAAERSTV, from the coding sequence ATGAGCGGGCACCACTGGATCTCCGCGCCACACCATCACGAGCGCGAAACGCTCCTCGCCGGCCTCGCCCTGCCCCCGCTGCTCGCGTCCGTGGACGCGCACCGGCGCCTGCGCGGCCCGTACACCGCCGCCGGTACGCTGCTGCGGCTGCTGGCCCCCGAGGCGCTGGAGCGGAGGCCCGCCCTGGCGGCCCGGCACTACATCGAGCTCCAGGAGAGCACCCCCGAACTGGCCGCGCTGGTACCTCCGATCACCCATCACATCGAGGAGCAGTCGACCGCCGGAGAGGTGAGCCGCTACCCGGCCCGCCTGCACTCCCTGCGCGTGGCCCACGGCATCGTGGACTTCCTGCTCGGTGCCCTCGCCGACGCGCAGCGCGGCCCGCGCACCCTGGTCGTGGAGAACATCCAGCACGCCGACGTCACCGACCAGGAGTTCCTGGCGGCCGCCCTGCGCCGGATCCCGCCCGAGCTGCTCACCCTCGTGCTCTGCTCCGGCACGGAGCGGCTGCTGGACCCGCCCGGGTTCCCCTCGCTCTCGCTCCCGGAGGCGCTGGCCGCGTACACGACGACGACGCGGGGCGCAGGCTCCGTACCGCCTGCGCGTGCTCCCGGTCCGCAGGCGGCCCGGGAGTATGTGGACGGGGACTGCGTGGCCGAGGAGCCGGCGCTGACCGAGGCCTACGAGCGCCTCGGCGCGGCCGAGCGCGCCGCACTCCACGACCGCCGGGCCGCCGAACTCGCCGAGCGGGCCGAGCGGGAACCCTCGCTCCGGCTGGGCGCCCTGCCGTACCACCTGATGCGCGGCTCCGACGCGGCCGGCGCCGGGGTCGAGGCCCTGCGCGCGGCCCTGCTGCGCTGCAAGTACCTGGGCTTCTACCACATCGCGGCCGAACTGGGCGATGAGGGAAGGCGGTTCGTGGACCCGGCCGAACGCCCCGAACTGTGGTGGGTGTTCATCCGGGAGTCCGGGGTCTGCCTCGCGGCGGCGGGCCGCCCCGACGAGTCGGCCGTGCTCCAGGAAGAAGCACGCATGGCCACCCTGAACCCCGCGCACCACATGAAGCTCGCCTACGAGATCGGCATGCTCTACGCACGCCACTACCCGGAGGAGCGGCGCGATCCGCGCCGGGCGCGGGCCTGGGTCAACACGGCCATCGCGCTGGCGGACCTGCTGCCGGACCCCAAGGAACGGTCCTTCTACTCGGTCTTCAACCGCAACGGGCTCGCCCTCGTGGAGGTCCGCGACGGCCGCCCCGACGAAGCGCTGCGGCTGCTCGACGAGGGGATCGAGCGGCTCGGCCGGGAGCTGGGTCTGGGGGAGAAGACCTGGCACCGGGTCGGCCTGCGCTACAACCGGGCCCAGGTCAACAGCATGAGCGGGCGGCTGGAGGCGGCCCTGGAGGACTACGCCGAGATCATGGACGCGGACGACGACTTCGCGGACCACTACTTCAACCGGGGCAACATCTTGCGCAAACTGGGCCGCATCGAGGAGGCCATCGCCGACTACGAGCGGGCCCTGTCCCTCGAAGCGCCCTTCCCGGAGGCCTACTACAACCGGGGCGACGCCCGGCTGGAACTCGGCGACACCGAAGGCGCCCTGGCCGACTTCGACCGCACCCTGGAGCTGGAACCGGGCCACCAGGAGGCGCTGCTCGGCCGGGCCGGCCTGTTCGCCGACGCGGGAGAGGCCGAGGCGGCCCTCGCGGACGTGGACACCGGGCTGTCCCTGGCCCCCGGCCACGCCCACCTGCTGTGCCTGCGGGGGCGGCTGCTGGCGGAGGCGGGCCGGACCAAGGAGGCCGCCGAGGCCCTCGCGGCCGCGCTGGCCGGTGATCCGGGGCTGGCCGAGGCCTGGGCCGTCAGGGGCGAACTGGCCTACCTGGAAGGCGATCTGCCGGCGGCGGCCGCCGATTTCGACCGGGCGGTGGAACTGGCCGACCGGCCCGACTTCCGCTTCAACCGGGCCGTGGTCCACGAGGCGGCCGGCCGGTTCGCGGAGGCGGCGACGGACTACGACGCGGTGTACGAGGCCACGGGCGACCCCGACGCGGTCCGGCAGCGGGACTCCTGCCGGCGCGCCGCCGAGCGCAGCACCGTCTGA
- a CDS encoding flavin reductase family protein, whose amino-acid sequence MSLRQREERPEPRPGSESRPGPEPRPGGPAVDPAAGFTEAMARVVSGVAVVCARRADGSPCGLLVSSLSSYSVAPPSVMVALARGSRTYRAMEARVGTSFGAHLLGSADEALAKVFAGRSRDKFEDVVWDWDDGTPRIAGVPVYLKCRVAAVLPHGDHVVLVAEVTGCTVADGDPLVYYRRRLGWRLGPGGPGAAGPTGERGGSVPGALQEPGAATSAVHGGRRM is encoded by the coding sequence ATGAGCCTGCGGCAGCGGGAGGAGAGGCCGGAGCCCCGTCCGGGGTCGGAGTCCCGGCCGGGGCCCGAGCCTCGGCCGGGTGGCCCGGCGGTCGATCCGGCGGCCGGGTTCACCGAGGCCATGGCCCGCGTGGTGTCCGGGGTGGCGGTGGTCTGCGCGCGCCGCGCCGACGGGAGCCCGTGCGGGCTGCTGGTGTCCTCCCTCAGCTCCTACAGCGTGGCCCCGCCGTCCGTGATGGTGGCGCTCGCGCGTGGTTCGCGTACGTACCGGGCCATGGAGGCACGCGTGGGCACGTCCTTCGGGGCGCACCTGCTGGGCTCCGCGGACGAGGCCCTCGCGAAGGTGTTCGCGGGGCGCTCCCGGGACAAGTTCGAGGACGTGGTGTGGGACTGGGACGACGGGACGCCCCGGATCGCGGGCGTCCCGGTCTACCTCAAGTGCCGGGTGGCCGCGGTCCTTCCGCACGGGGACCACGTGGTGCTGGTGGCCGAGGTGACGGGGTGCACGGTGGCGGACGGCGATCCGCTGGTCTACTACCGGCGCCGCCTCGGCTGGCGCCTGGGACCGGGCGGTCCGGGTGCCGCGGGGCCTACGGGCGAGCGGGGCGGTTCAGTGCCCGGCGCTCTGCAGGAGCCGGGGGCGGCGACATCGGCCGTGCACGGGGGCCGACGGATGTAA
- a CDS encoding BTAD domain-containing putative transcriptional regulator → MRRTAVDVSRESVSRESAGAGPRYLVLGPLEVRRAGAVCTPSPLKHRALLAVLLLHANRLASADMLIDELWDGHPPRSAAATLQMYVSGLRRTLDPEHGRTGGDPRRHPVLRTAGSGYVLSVAPGELDLDLCRALAARGRRLLADGDCGAASESFSGALSMWRGRPLADLGPARLPAYYAVRLEEERLALLHDRIGADICAGRAQEVVADLAELCARHPLREAFHEQLMLALACTGRRAEALDAFARARSVVVAGTGIEPGPGLQAVQRALLHGLHPSAPVHGRCRRPRLLQSAGH, encoded by the coding sequence ATGAGACGCACGGCGGTCGACGTGAGCCGGGAGAGCGTGAGCCGGGAGAGCGCGGGCGCCGGGCCGCGCTATCTCGTCCTGGGGCCGCTGGAGGTGCGCCGGGCCGGAGCGGTGTGCACGCCGAGCCCGCTCAAGCACCGGGCCCTGCTCGCGGTCCTGCTGCTGCACGCCAACCGGCTGGCCTCGGCGGACATGCTGATCGACGAGCTGTGGGACGGGCACCCGCCGAGATCCGCGGCGGCGACCCTGCAGATGTACGTGTCCGGGCTGCGCCGGACGCTGGACCCGGAGCACGGCCGCACGGGCGGGGACCCGCGCCGCCACCCGGTGCTCCGCACCGCGGGCTCCGGCTACGTGCTGTCCGTGGCACCCGGTGAGCTGGACCTGGACCTCTGCCGGGCCCTGGCCGCGCGCGGCCGTCGGCTGCTGGCCGACGGGGACTGCGGGGCGGCCAGCGAGTCCTTCTCGGGGGCGCTGTCGATGTGGCGGGGCCGGCCGCTGGCCGATCTGGGCCCGGCGCGACTGCCCGCGTACTACGCGGTCCGCCTGGAGGAGGAGCGGCTCGCGCTGCTCCACGACCGGATCGGCGCCGACATCTGCGCGGGCCGCGCCCAGGAGGTGGTCGCCGATCTGGCCGAGCTGTGCGCCCGCCACCCGCTGCGGGAGGCCTTCCACGAACAGCTGATGCTGGCCCTGGCCTGCACCGGCCGGCGGGCCGAGGCGCTGGACGCCTTCGCCCGCGCCCGGAGCGTCGTCGTCGCGGGCACCGGCATCGAGCCGGGGCCCGGGCTCCAGGCCGTGCAGCGGGCGCTGCTGCACGGCTTACATCCGTCGGCCCCCGTGCACGGCCGATGTCGCCGCCCCCGGCTCCTGCAGAGCGCCGGGCACTGA
- a CDS encoding glycerophosphodiester phosphodiesterase, which translates to MAVTTSSLTTARGTRVIAHRGASHEHPEHTLAAYRQAIADGADALECDVRLTADQRLVCVHDRRVERTSDGRGVVSEMTYEELRGLDFGAWKGAAHAGAPVLLFEDLLREALAAPYPVGLAVETKHPTRAGGRLEAELVRVLREHGLADGSAGRIEVMSFSRAALTRMHRLAPGLPAVYLMERRLRPVRPPYATHAGPGIDLVRRDPGLVGRLKARGLSVRVWTVDEPADVELCLDLGVDTIITNRPRAVREQLESR; encoded by the coding sequence ATGGCTGTGACGACCTCCTCCCTCACCACGGCCCGCGGCACGCGGGTCATCGCTCATCGCGGGGCCTCCCACGAGCATCCCGAGCACACGCTGGCCGCCTACCGGCAGGCCATCGCAGACGGGGCCGACGCGCTCGAGTGCGACGTGCGGCTGACCGCCGACCAGCGGCTGGTGTGCGTGCACGACCGGCGGGTCGAGCGGACCTCCGACGGGCGCGGGGTCGTCTCCGAGATGACCTACGAGGAGCTGCGCGGCCTCGACTTCGGCGCCTGGAAGGGGGCCGCGCACGCCGGGGCCCCGGTGCTGCTCTTCGAGGACCTGCTCCGGGAGGCGCTGGCCGCGCCGTACCCCGTCGGGCTCGCCGTCGAGACCAAGCACCCGACCCGCGCGGGCGGCCGGCTGGAGGCCGAGCTCGTACGGGTGCTGCGCGAGCACGGGCTCGCCGACGGCTCCGCCGGCCGCATCGAGGTGATGAGTTTCTCGCGGGCCGCGCTGACCCGCATGCACCGCCTCGCCCCGGGCCTGCCGGCCGTGTACCTGATGGAGCGCAGGCTCCGCCCGGTGAGGCCCCCGTACGCCACCCACGCGGGTCCGGGCATCGACCTCGTCCGCCGGGACCCGGGACTGGTGGGCCGGCTGAAGGCCAGGGGGCTGTCGGTGCGGGTGTGGACGGTGGACGAGCCGGCGGACGTGGAACTGTGCCTGGACCTGGGCGTGGACACGATCATCACCAACCGGCCCCGGGCGGTACGGGAGCAGCTCGAATCCCGGTAA